One Salvelinus namaycush isolate Seneca chromosome 4, SaNama_1.0, whole genome shotgun sequence genomic window carries:
- the LOC120045603 gene encoding epithelial cell adhesion molecule-like, whose translation MTIWIALLLATFAVGASAQCKCESMKWATCDGTPCQCSIMVDAGIQQNLNCSTLIPKCYLMKAEMYRAKNNLSTRTGGKPVETAFVDNDGIYDPVCEATGAFHAKQCNNTEECWCVNSAGVRRTDKGDKNLKCEKLVETYWVRLELKHKEVSKAVDVNKLQAAIANAIETRYSFDKTLVKEVEYDPDARLIIVDVQKAKGDRKADLSRMAYYMEKDVKVLPLFANQEKFAPSVDGQKLEMENILVYYVDEEAPTFTMKRLTGGIIAVIVVVILAVVAGLLVLFFARKREQKYSKAEPREMEAL comes from the exons ATGACGATTTGGATTGCACTTCTTCTTGCGACTTTCGCAGTGGGTGCCTCAGCTCAAT GCAAATGTGAAAGTATGAAGTGGGCTACATGTGATGGCACCCCTTGCCAATGTAGCATTATGGTTGACGCTGGTATACAACAAAACCTGAACTGCTCTACAT TGATCCCCAAATGCTACCTGATGAAGGCAGAGATGTACCGTGCTAAGAACAACCTGTCCACTCGTACTGGAGGAAAGCCAGTCGAGACCGCCTTCGTGGACAATGATGGTATCTATGACCCGGTCTGTGAGGCCACTGGTGCCTTCCATGCCAAACAGTGCAACAACACTGAGGAGTGTTGGTGTGTCAACAGTGCTGGCGTGCGCAGAACCGACAAGGGAGACAAGAACCTCAAGTGTGAGAAGCTCGTGGAGACCTA ttgGGTTCGCCTGGAGCTCAAGCACAAGGAAGTGAGCAAAGCCGTGGATGTAAATAAGTTGCAGGC TGCCATTGCAAATGCCATCGAGACCCGTTACAGCTTTGACAAGACCCTTGTGAAGGAGGTGGAGTATGACCCCGATGCTCGCCTGATCATCGTCGATGTCCAGAAGGCGAAGGGAGACCGCAAAGCCGACCTATCGCGTATGGCCTACTACATGGAGAAAGAC GTCAAGGTGCTGCCCCTGTTCGCCAACCAAGAAAAGTTTGCACCCAGTGTGGACGGTCAGAAGCTGGAGATGGAGAACATCTTGGTGTACTATGTGGATGAGGAGGCCCCCACCTTCACCATGAAGAGGCTGACCGGGGGCATTATCGCAGTCATCGTGGTGGTCATCCTGGCCGTGGTCGCCGGACTGCTGGTCCTTTTCTTTGCGAGGAAGCGAGAGCAGAAGTACAGCAAGGCGGAG CCCAGAGAGATGGAGGCCCTGTAG